From a region of the Hyalangium minutum genome:
- a CDS encoding tetratricopeptide repeat protein, protein MSEQAAKELVDKGVALSESGKAQDALPLFDEVLQKFGSSGDGAVGVQVARASANKGIALHRLNRHEEALKLFEEVGNKADGGNAKLREVVARTLLQKANLLRDIGRTEEAVAVCDAILKKYDGTEGQALAVPAAGALYTKAQSLSGLGRQGEALAMYDEIVRRFGNSQEAALKPVVAGSLFSKAMSLRLNDRTDEALALYGDIIKRYGDSSDASVRQLAEVAKQGKGQIEAERKQLEEKVAAIQAEQAKK, encoded by the coding sequence ATGTCTGAGCAGGCAGCGAAGGAACTCGTCGACAAGGGCGTAGCTCTCTCGGAGTCGGGCAAGGCACAGGACGCTCTGCCGCTCTTCGACGAGGTGCTCCAGAAGTTCGGCAGCTCGGGTGACGGGGCGGTGGGCGTGCAAGTGGCGCGCGCTTCCGCCAACAAGGGCATTGCCCTGCACCGGCTGAACCGCCACGAGGAGGCCCTGAAGCTCTTCGAGGAGGTGGGCAACAAGGCCGACGGCGGCAACGCGAAGCTGCGCGAGGTGGTCGCCCGCACGCTTCTGCAGAAGGCCAACCTCCTGCGCGACATTGGCCGCACCGAGGAGGCGGTGGCCGTGTGTGACGCCATCCTCAAGAAGTACGACGGGACCGAGGGCCAGGCGCTGGCCGTGCCCGCGGCGGGCGCGCTCTACACCAAGGCGCAGTCGCTCAGCGGGCTGGGCCGCCAGGGCGAGGCGCTGGCGATGTACGACGAGATCGTCCGCCGCTTCGGGAACTCGCAGGAGGCGGCGCTGAAGCCGGTGGTGGCCGGCTCGTTGTTCAGCAAGGCCATGTCGCTGCGCCTCAATGATCGGACGGACGAGGCCCTGGCGCTCTACGGCGACATCATCAAGCGCTACGGCGACTCGAGCGACGCCAGCGTGCGCCAGCTGGCCGAGGTGGCCAAGCAGGGCAAGGGTCAGATCGAGGCCGAGCGCAAGCAGCTCGAGGAGAAGGTCGCCGCGATCCAGGCCGAGCAGGCCAAGAAGTAG
- a CDS encoding YIP1 family protein encodes MTSLAQPARVLVDPFDGMGAAIEARRWVWPLLFLCLSVSLSGTAFALRWNAAPATIQRLQTSGDIGRYSESELSDEVQTASRKALVGGIAKGVFVMPLMVLLLAAVLWFTAWLLGTPGAFGKMMAVASIAMLPIALYHLIFAFCAAAQYSMTEAQVQTLVPSSLAALNGLSPKAQQLLRAVDFFNLWSVGLLGLGFSAATGMRKGRALLLAVVLYAMYVGVFMIGLPAMAAARGAGPGGMRGGR; translated from the coding sequence ATGACCTCACTTGCCCAACCCGCCCGTGTCCTCGTCGATCCGTTCGACGGGATGGGGGCCGCCATCGAGGCTCGCCGCTGGGTGTGGCCTCTGCTCTTTCTGTGCCTGAGCGTGTCGCTGTCCGGCACCGCCTTTGCCCTGCGCTGGAACGCGGCGCCGGCCACCATCCAGCGCCTCCAGACGTCGGGGGACATTGGCCGCTACTCGGAGAGTGAGCTCTCCGACGAGGTGCAGACGGCCTCGCGCAAGGCGCTGGTGGGCGGCATCGCCAAGGGCGTCTTCGTCATGCCCCTGATGGTGCTGCTGCTGGCGGCGGTGCTGTGGTTTACCGCCTGGCTCTTGGGCACGCCCGGGGCGTTCGGGAAGATGATGGCGGTGGCGTCCATCGCCATGCTGCCCATTGCCCTGTACCACCTCATCTTCGCGTTCTGCGCCGCGGCGCAGTATTCGATGACCGAGGCCCAGGTGCAGACGCTGGTGCCCTCCAGCCTGGCGGCGCTCAACGGGCTCTCTCCCAAGGCCCAGCAGCTGCTGAGGGCGGTGGACTTCTTCAACCTGTGGAGCGTGGGCCTGCTCGGGCTGGGCTTCTCCGCCGCCACGGGGATGCGCAAGGGCCGGGCGCTGCTCCTGGCGGTGGTGCTCTACGCCATGTACGTGGGGGTCTTCATGATCGGGCTGCCGGCCATGGCAGCCGCGCGCGGCGCTGGGCCGGGCGGGATGCGAGGTGGCCGATGA
- a CDS encoding ABC transporter permease: MSLIRVDLMEGGRIALFSLKANRMRTVLTTVGIGIGVATLLAIIGIVQGLNASFDKQLATIGANTLYVSKFPWVIRGDWWTFRNRKNFTLPMVEQIRAQSSYVTSISPVVGRGADVAYGEEQLANVGVNGVMSEYSIVSGFEVIQGRFITEADNETTRPVAVIGADVASGLFPNVSPLGQTIRVDGRPFQVVGTLARKGKMLDNNQDLVVMVPFKTFYAMFGKQRPFSIAIAVTSADVVKQAEDQLVGIMRRLRNTPPDQPDDFSINRPEMLANTYQQLTGALYGVAVGVGLITLLVGGIGIMNIMLVSVRERTREIGIRRALGARKRTIVLQFLMEASAVSAVGGTLGTVVGLGLAKVISLITPLAASVQVLTVVAGVGFAALVGLLFGIWPAARAANLDPVEALRYE; the protein is encoded by the coding sequence ATGAGCCTCATTCGCGTCGACTTGATGGAGGGAGGGCGCATCGCGCTCTTCTCGCTGAAGGCCAACCGCATGCGCACGGTGCTCACCACGGTGGGCATCGGCATCGGCGTGGCCACGCTGCTGGCCATCATCGGCATCGTCCAGGGGCTCAACGCCTCCTTCGACAAGCAGCTGGCCACCATTGGGGCCAACACGCTCTACGTCTCCAAGTTCCCTTGGGTCATCCGGGGCGACTGGTGGACCTTCCGCAACCGGAAGAACTTCACCTTGCCCATGGTGGAGCAGATCCGCGCCCAGTCCAGCTACGTCACCTCCATCTCCCCAGTCGTGGGGCGCGGGGCGGATGTGGCGTACGGCGAGGAGCAGCTGGCCAACGTGGGCGTGAACGGGGTGATGAGCGAGTACAGCATCGTCTCCGGCTTCGAGGTGATTCAGGGCCGCTTCATCACCGAGGCGGACAATGAGACGACGCGCCCGGTGGCCGTCATCGGCGCGGACGTGGCGTCGGGGCTCTTCCCCAACGTGAGCCCCCTGGGACAGACGATCCGCGTGGACGGCCGGCCCTTCCAAGTGGTGGGCACGCTGGCGCGCAAGGGGAAGATGCTGGACAACAACCAGGACCTCGTCGTCATGGTCCCCTTCAAGACGTTCTACGCCATGTTCGGGAAGCAGCGCCCGTTCAGCATCGCCATCGCGGTCACGAGCGCGGACGTGGTGAAGCAGGCCGAGGATCAGCTGGTGGGCATCATGCGGCGCCTGCGGAACACGCCGCCCGATCAGCCGGATGACTTCTCCATCAACCGGCCGGAGATGCTGGCCAACACCTACCAGCAGCTCACCGGCGCGCTCTACGGCGTGGCGGTGGGCGTGGGCCTCATCACCCTGCTGGTGGGCGGCATCGGCATCATGAACATCATGCTCGTGTCCGTGCGCGAGCGGACGCGGGAGATCGGCATCCGCCGGGCGCTGGGCGCGCGCAAGCGCACCATCGTGCTCCAGTTCCTCATGGAGGCCTCGGCTGTGTCCGCGGTGGGCGGAACGCTGGGCACCGTCGTGGGCCTGGGCCTGGCCAAGGTGATCTCCCTCATCACCCCGCTGGCGGCGTCCGTGCAAGTGCTCACGGTGGTGGCGGGCGTGGGCTTCGCGGCCCTGGTGGGGCTGCTGTTCGGCATCTGGCCGGCGGCGCGCGCGGCGAACCTCGATCCGGTGGAGGCGCTCCGCTACGAGTAG
- a CDS encoding TolC family protein translates to MNALLLAALLAVAPQSPAESNATPATPATPDANASSVSLAEARAEGRRNTQALLSLLDVERAEADVRSARSPLLPQVDFSLSAGGVKNGPQRIVTPVCDPTGTTCVQQTVDVPGNSRGNYNASVGLSQIIYDRARWKQLEQSGASAEATRGQAVEQADAAELEAVNRFFNLYRSQATIQVLDATVRRSEEQLERARALFHAGRVGRGEELSALVNLGNDRINLVQRRAQLVQDQGQLAIWLARPGSTALVAQDPGIFTVAPEPAPALDAAMREARQRRPLLRALQEQVRAAQLGEDVAASGYFPRLVGQGSYSRGGPNAGPVFTEPRLQNAVSGQLVLQWDLFNGFATQAQEARAAATRRTAELNLAQAERELDASVRAAIETLQTRIDAARLASENREAAAQSLTLGEERFKAGAGSTLEVRDAQLKLTQAELTLLGNRIDVEVARFALMRAMGTLSPGESK, encoded by the coding sequence ATGAACGCGCTTCTTCTCGCGGCGCTGCTGGCCGTGGCTCCTCAGAGCCCGGCGGAGTCCAACGCCACTCCGGCGACTCCTGCCACTCCGGACGCCAACGCCAGCTCTGTCTCCCTGGCCGAGGCCCGGGCTGAGGGCCGGAGGAACACCCAGGCCCTGCTGTCCTTGCTCGACGTGGAGCGGGCGGAGGCGGACGTCCGGTCGGCGCGCTCGCCGCTGCTCCCGCAAGTGGACTTTTCCCTGAGCGCAGGTGGCGTCAAGAACGGCCCCCAGCGCATCGTCACCCCGGTGTGCGATCCCACCGGTACCACCTGCGTGCAGCAGACGGTGGATGTGCCGGGCAATAGCCGCGGCAACTACAATGCCTCAGTGGGCCTCTCCCAGATCATCTATGACCGGGCGCGCTGGAAGCAGTTGGAGCAGAGCGGCGCGTCGGCGGAGGCCACCCGCGGCCAGGCCGTGGAGCAGGCGGATGCCGCCGAGCTGGAGGCCGTCAACCGCTTCTTCAACCTCTACCGCTCCCAGGCCACCATCCAGGTACTGGATGCCACGGTGCGCCGCAGCGAGGAACAGCTGGAGCGGGCCCGGGCGCTCTTCCATGCGGGCCGCGTGGGCCGGGGCGAGGAGCTGTCGGCCCTGGTGAACCTGGGCAACGATCGCATCAACCTGGTGCAGCGCCGCGCGCAGCTCGTGCAGGACCAGGGGCAGCTGGCCATCTGGCTGGCCCGCCCGGGGAGCACGGCGCTCGTGGCCCAGGACCCCGGCATCTTCACCGTGGCGCCCGAGCCCGCGCCCGCCCTGGACGCCGCGATGAGGGAGGCCCGCCAGCGCCGTCCGTTGCTCCGCGCGCTCCAGGAGCAGGTGCGTGCCGCGCAGCTGGGCGAGGACGTCGCGGCGTCCGGCTACTTTCCCCGGCTGGTGGGCCAGGGCTCCTACTCGCGCGGCGGCCCCAACGCGGGTCCCGTCTTCACCGAGCCTCGCCTGCAGAACGCGGTGTCCGGCCAGCTGGTGCTGCAGTGGGATCTCTTCAATGGCTTCGCCACGCAGGCCCAGGAGGCCCGGGCCGCGGCCACGCGGCGCACCGCGGAGCTGAACCTGGCGCAGGCCGAGCGGGAGCTGGATGCCAGCGTGCGCGCCGCCATCGAGACGCTGCAGACGCGCATCGATGCTGCGCGGCTCGCCTCGGAGAACCGCGAGGCCGCCGCCCAGAGCCTGACGCTGGGGGAAGAGCGCTTCAAGGCTGGCGCCGGGTCCACGCTGGAGGTGCGCGATGCGCAGCTCAAGCTGACCCAGGCCGAGCTGACCCTGCTGGGAAATCGAATTGATGTCGAGGTTGCCCGCTTCGCGCTGATGCGGGCCATGGGCACCCTGAGTCCGGGAGAGTCGAAATGA
- a CDS encoding ABC transporter ATP-binding protein produces the protein MQDITRVFHVGGEEVRALRGISFGIAKGEWVAIIGQSGSGKTTLMNLLGCLDTPSSGSYFLNGKDVSRMSDDELAIIRNKEIGFIFQTFQLLPRETAQANVELPLVYRGIPARERRERARAALEKVGLGHRMHHKPNELSGGQRQRVAIARALVAEPSMLLADEPTGNLDSTTGEEIVRLFEQLHHAGHTLVLVTHEPKLAARCPRAVRLSDGEVVADGTGREVALYYNNPLPAQAAGGT, from the coding sequence CTGCAGGACATCACCCGCGTCTTCCACGTGGGTGGCGAGGAGGTGCGCGCGCTGCGCGGCATCTCCTTCGGCATCGCCAAGGGCGAGTGGGTGGCCATCATCGGCCAGTCCGGCTCGGGGAAGACGACGCTGATGAACCTGCTGGGCTGCCTGGACACGCCCAGCAGCGGCAGCTACTTCCTGAATGGAAAAGACGTCTCGCGCATGAGCGATGACGAGCTGGCGATCATCCGCAACAAGGAGATCGGCTTCATCTTCCAGACCTTCCAGCTTCTGCCCCGCGAGACGGCGCAAGCCAACGTGGAGCTGCCGCTGGTGTACCGGGGCATCCCGGCCCGCGAGCGCCGGGAGCGGGCGAGGGCGGCGCTGGAGAAGGTCGGCCTGGGCCACCGCATGCACCACAAGCCCAACGAGCTGTCCGGCGGCCAGCGCCAGCGCGTGGCCATTGCCCGGGCGCTGGTGGCCGAGCCCTCCATGCTCCTGGCGGACGAGCCCACGGGTAACCTGGACTCGACCACGGGCGAGGAGATCGTCAGGCTCTTCGAGCAGCTTCACCACGCCGGGCACACGCTGGTGCTGGTGACGCACGAGCCCAAGCTGGCGGCGCGCTGCCCTCGGGCGGTGCGCCTGAGCGACGGGGAAGTGGTGGCGGACGGGACCGGCCGCGAGGTGGCGCTCTACTACAACAATCCGCTTCCGGCGCAGGCTGCGGGGGGCACATGA
- a CDS encoding efflux RND transporter periplasmic adaptor subunit has product MKWWKAVIAGVLFLGAAAITAGGLKERPPPTVEVQVAKARKGTITRTITGAGKVQAATTVKISSNLSGDLVELAVKDGDRVTKGQVLGKLDRRRFEATVNQARASQNAAKSDIQVSDVEAQRTAAEYKRVEGLVDKGLASAAELDQSRAAKETAEARLAGARQRYEQATAVYDEAANNLSKTTLVSPIDGNVIELSREVGERVRGSDFSEDVVMTIAALSAMEVKIEVGEHEVVHLKPGQPAEVTVDALEGESFQGSVVEIAQKALIKNQGTEAEVTTFPVTVALESRPPGVLPGMSAEVRISSETHNDAVLVPIQAVTVRSEKLLPDYKPPVEGGGLTAKRKTESMAKVVFVVDADNKAQVRRVRTGIASDTELEVLEGLQEGDRIVEGPYRTLSKELNQGDAVREPQQGGPGGPKGGNKS; this is encoded by the coding sequence ATGAAGTGGTGGAAGGCGGTCATCGCTGGCGTGCTGTTCCTCGGGGCTGCGGCCATCACCGCGGGAGGGCTGAAGGAGCGGCCTCCTCCGACGGTGGAGGTGCAGGTCGCCAAGGCTCGCAAGGGCACCATCACCCGCACCATTACGGGCGCGGGCAAGGTGCAGGCGGCCACCACCGTGAAGATCTCCTCCAACCTGTCCGGCGACCTCGTGGAGCTGGCGGTCAAGGACGGCGATCGGGTGACGAAGGGCCAGGTGCTCGGGAAGCTCGACCGCCGCCGCTTCGAGGCCACCGTGAACCAGGCGCGTGCCTCGCAGAACGCCGCCAAGTCGGACATCCAGGTCTCTGACGTGGAGGCCCAGCGCACCGCCGCCGAGTACAAGCGCGTGGAGGGGCTGGTGGACAAGGGCTTGGCGTCCGCCGCCGAGTTGGATCAGTCCCGTGCCGCCAAGGAGACCGCCGAGGCCCGGCTGGCCGGTGCCCGGCAGCGCTACGAGCAGGCCACTGCCGTGTATGACGAGGCGGCCAACAACCTCTCGAAGACGACGCTCGTGTCGCCGATCGACGGCAACGTCATCGAGCTGTCGCGCGAGGTGGGCGAGCGCGTCCGTGGCTCGGACTTCTCCGAGGACGTGGTGATGACGATCGCCGCGCTCAGCGCCATGGAGGTGAAGATCGAGGTGGGCGAGCACGAGGTGGTGCACCTGAAGCCGGGCCAGCCCGCCGAGGTGACGGTGGACGCGCTGGAGGGCGAGTCCTTCCAGGGCTCGGTGGTGGAGATCGCCCAGAAGGCCCTCATCAAGAACCAGGGCACCGAGGCGGAGGTGACGACGTTCCCCGTCACCGTGGCGCTGGAGTCGCGGCCCCCGGGCGTGCTGCCGGGCATGAGCGCGGAGGTGCGCATCTCCTCGGAGACGCACAACGACGCGGTGCTGGTGCCCATCCAGGCGGTGACAGTGCGCTCGGAGAAGCTGCTGCCGGACTACAAGCCGCCCGTGGAGGGTGGGGGGCTCACCGCCAAGCGCAAGACGGAGTCCATGGCCAAGGTCGTCTTCGTGGTGGACGCGGACAACAAGGCCCAGGTGCGCCGGGTGCGCACGGGCATCGCCTCGGACACGGAGCTGGAGGTCCTCGAGGGACTGCAGGAGGGTGACCGCATCGTCGAGGGCCCCTACCGCACGCTCTCCAAGGAGCTGAACCAGGGGGACGCGGTGCGTGAGCCCCAGCAGGGTGGACCGGGTGGACCGAAGGGTGGGAACAAGTCGTGA
- a CDS encoding ABC transporter permease, which produces MKAFFDSLRAAVDNLRLALGTFLGNPLRSLLTLLGIVIGVTTVITMMALIEGLRLKVNKDLSQLGANTFMVSKWPSGFGRINWQKYARRPDLTIEDSRAIKEACPSVNSVGSSDDEGGQKIATSNEETRPSVRVVGATPEYLDTSGITIATGRFFTDTEALDGRNVAVVGVDVSELLFPGTDPLNHEIRIKGRTFTIIGVLQRRGSFLGMVSMDNLVIMPLRTFQPLYGKNRSLDINVQALTPELVSKAQDEVSNLLRRRRDVGPQEEDNFEVVTNESMTQSFNQLSQVISIAGFGVCLLSLVVGGIGILNIMLVSVTERTKEIGIRKALGARKRRILGQFATEAVILALVGGVIGVAVGFGLAFLGRWMLGFPTVVPPWAVALSLGMSSGVGLIFGIYPAARAAKLDPVEAMRSE; this is translated from the coding sequence ATGAAAGCCTTCTTCGACAGCCTCCGCGCCGCCGTGGACAACCTCCGGTTGGCCCTGGGCACGTTCCTCGGCAATCCGCTGCGCTCGCTGCTGACGCTGCTGGGCATCGTCATTGGCGTCACCACGGTCATCACCATGATGGCCCTCATCGAGGGACTGCGCCTCAAGGTCAACAAGGACCTGTCCCAGCTGGGCGCCAACACCTTCATGGTCTCCAAGTGGCCCTCGGGGTTCGGGCGCATCAACTGGCAGAAGTACGCCCGGCGGCCAGACCTGACGATCGAGGACTCTCGCGCCATCAAGGAGGCGTGCCCCTCGGTGAACTCGGTGGGCTCGTCGGATGACGAGGGCGGCCAGAAGATCGCGACTTCCAACGAGGAGACGCGGCCGAGCGTGCGCGTGGTGGGCGCCACGCCCGAGTACCTGGACACCAGCGGCATCACCATCGCCACGGGGCGCTTCTTCACCGACACGGAGGCCCTGGATGGCCGCAACGTGGCCGTGGTGGGCGTGGATGTATCGGAGCTGTTGTTCCCCGGGACGGATCCGCTCAACCACGAGATCCGCATCAAAGGCCGGACCTTCACCATCATCGGGGTGCTGCAGCGGCGCGGCAGCTTCCTCGGCATGGTGAGCATGGACAACCTGGTCATCATGCCGCTGCGCACCTTCCAGCCGCTCTACGGGAAGAACCGCTCGCTGGACATCAACGTCCAGGCGCTCACCCCCGAGCTGGTGAGCAAGGCCCAGGACGAGGTGTCCAACCTGCTGCGGCGCCGCCGCGACGTGGGGCCTCAGGAGGAGGACAACTTCGAGGTCGTCACCAACGAGTCGATGACGCAGTCCTTCAACCAGCTCTCGCAGGTGATCAGCATCGCGGGCTTCGGGGTGTGCCTCCTGTCGCTGGTGGTGGGCGGCATCGGCATCCTCAACATCATGCTGGTGTCGGTGACGGAGCGGACCAAGGAGATCGGCATCCGCAAGGCGCTGGGAGCGCGCAAGCGGCGCATCCTCGGCCAGTTCGCCACCGAGGCGGTGATCCTGGCCCTGGTGGGCGGCGTCATCGGCGTGGCGGTGGGCTTCGGGCTGGCCTTCCTGGGGCGGTGGATGCTGGGCTTCCCCACGGTGGTGCCTCCCTGGGCGGTGGCCCTGTCCCTGGGGATGAGCTCCGGAGTCGGGCTGATCTTCGGCATCTACCCGGCGGCCCGGGCGGCCAAATTGGACCCCGTGGAGGCCATGCGGTCCGAGTAA